The stretch of DNA AAGACCACATTATTCGATTTTGATCATAGGAGCTGAGGCCATAGGTTCTGAGGTCATAGGAGCTGTAGGTATCCCAGTAATGCAGCTTCAGAGgtttaatttgaaaaaaaaaaaaatcatgatatTCTTATGTATAGCGTGTGATACATaaagtggactcacgggactcaaaaatataggtggactcaccggatcttgcctctctctctctctctctctctctatatatatatatatatatataaatgggaTCAAGTGAGTTCCTTAGTATaggtgagtcccatgagtcctaaTCTAAACCATTAGATTAGAACAAAATTAAGGGCTGAGATTGAATCTGAAAATAAAAGCCCTATATAAAACaaccaaaccctaattctcttcATTTCCCTTCCTACtgcttctctctcttcctccctttcCCTCTCTTCCTCCCTTTCTCTCTCCGTCCCGCCTCCCAAACCAAACGCCGCCCTCTGCTCCTCCTGCCGCCCTCTGCTCCTCCTGCCGCCATTTGCTCCTCCTCGTCTCCTCCTTCCCATTCCTTTGCCGGCTCTCCCTTCTCCTCTCGGCCGCAGCCACCACGccctcccttttttttttttttaaatctgctGGTTGTGGTTTAATGGTGTCGTAGTGGGCGGTGGTTAATGGTGGTGGCCGTGGATGTGAGTTAGGTGTGGTCGATTTAttgtttttcagttttttttcacTCTTTTTTGCAGAAAAGACGAAGGGGAGAGAAGAGTTGGCGGGATTTTGAAATTCGAAATTCGAAAAGGAAGAGAGGCGGGAttttagtgtaacacccccatattcagaggagccttaactaggccttccttagcatataagggcattaccatctcggttgcccgaggaaagcagttaccaatcgtcaataaaagaactattaagttatattacaagtgattcaaaccaaaatacaatacaaggtacaactcaaagactactcgctatgaccatcatatctcgtgaagactcatccctgcccgacTCCGGCTATCCACGACATCAACACCGCTAAGAccgattgctcaccataagggatcacggcagacacataacaaacaaacaaccacacaaggtcagtactgagataagacaagacaacaactacaatcaacaatacaaacgCCATTACCAACTCCAACCACAGTCACCACAACCCAAACaactcacatcgatcgtccacttggACCAccacgccagtgggggaccgcagccgttcccacctaagccccgctcatcatacgagcgataaccccgtcccattaatgtgcacatccccttccgtggcgggttccacgaagggcgaaactagggcgtgaagtcactcccgcaagtgaccccactcaccgagaacacatctcgagaaccatcaccaagaaatcacaatcacaaacacaagacaatcaattactcacaaacaatcacaatactaacataacgaccgacacactagactatctacgtaaaccgagtaggcgaacctacctttaagcgaccgcaaccaatccatgccgacgaTAACACATCCAAAGAACGAAGCAATGCCTAataccatcatgcaaatatctattactaacaatcaaaccctaactatagagacaaggacacggatgatgattgtgacatacctatagggagagacaaagcaaaagaccgctacccgactcaagagacgctcttctaaggcacaaggatcttcacaaaggcttccatggaggttttgaggtgaagggaagggaaagaggcggcgaaggataggaggaaagtggcggaagtgatttgcggatttaacaaaacgcgatataaaaccctcgctgaaaaccaggcactcgatcgagtacccaacctactcgatcgagtggccccctactcgatcgagtaccctagctactcgatcgagtagcctctactctatcgagtaccactcttaaaacgcaccccaagatggtcttggcacacttccctaaggttactcccgctcccaaggacaatcaacgctggtcaaaggatccctaaaagggcgggtattacgtcttccccctaaaaagaacttcgtccccgaagttcaactcacctctcccgctcatGGCACGGAACCAACCCAATCTCACCAATCTTCCCGATCAGGTCATCACCCCTTGTAAACACCattcccccccatgtcatcatcatcaccgtccacaaATAAACCTATCGACtcttgtcactatcatgcaagctttatcacattcaaccgttattttatatacacataaaacATCCGACGCGCAGCGCGAATCGCCGCTCACGAACTTCCAACATACACTAATTACTGTCCAACCATccatctagaacatgtctcacatcaactttcatgtggtacaactaatgccaccatgttacttggcaacatgATTCAGATACAATCACACTTACTTTAAAGGACCAAAGAAAATAAGTCGTTATAATtcaacaacaatttttttttttttttttttttttttttttttttttttttaacacatgACACCAACCGCCTTataaacaaccaccaacaatattataaacaagcaaaacactattcgaaaacaacctttttatttcgcgacattactcttcccctctaaaaaggaacttcgtccccgaagttcaccacccaaattacCACGCATTTTACTTATTATTTGATTCATGACATGGGTTAAACACGTTATCTATTGCGGACATTACTCGTTAAGCACGCAGTCGTTAAATTGGCAATTATACACTAACCACCGAACTAGTTAGCTGTCTTTCAGAGGGCACGATAATATGGTATGCACAAGCATAGGCGAAGTTACAACGGCGACAAATAGATCGTAAGGAGGCGTATGCAGTATTAAAGTAACAAGAACTTATTACCGCcttactaattgtgacaaatacgcttataaactttaagcacgacttccaacatatgaatttAACAGTTcgaaggtgttactacgcactaatagccacattaaacattaaacttgtcgttataaaacaattgaacatttttaatttccaaaaaccccctgtaacagtgacactcgatcgagtaagtatcggtactcgatcgagtaccatgctactcgatcgagtgtgttggctactcgatcgagtagcccgagatcagaatgtttCCTTACctcctttcctgcagctactcgatagagtgtggggtactctgtcggGTACCTGCAGGTCAAGTTCTTTTCATAACCCGTCGTAAACCCAACGTATAACACATGATtgtcacataaattgagtcgggatgatgccccgactctcAATAATCCTGCAAAAGGTTAGAGTAGcaattccggccttatggccaatcatacagaTCCGACTAAGTCTCAATAATAAAAAGGAAATaactaccaaagtctaacaacaatatcaccatctaacatcaactactatcaacaaagacaaggacgaggagtatcactcctcctgctgctgctgctgctgctcgaacatcacctcatcatcaccaccacctgaAGTACCTGCTCCTGCTaacccgatccccgcatccacccctgctcctgctcctgggcccacgtaccatggggtcaagccaccgtaagggaaggaccgAGGTGCCCCCACGTCGATCGATCCACCCCGTAGGCATGGAAAACCCCGAGTAgttcccaactccactccaccaaaccggatgcggtccctcggtcccctATCCCCCGAGTGTATGCCATCTCGtacatgttccggagtgtcaaagtagatgacactctctccgacaAGTAGCTGGACCGCGTCTCTCCGGGTGTCGAGATAGGGGTAGTACGGAAAGGCTGCCGGTCTttggtcttcttcttcttcttgtggTGCCTCCGGCTGTGGCCTAGtccccgaggccctctccctcactcgacggggtcccctcaccactctgggtctctccaccctctggacttccgcattctcgcccttcgtcgctccggcatctcctggaggatggtgccatcaatgagataggtctgcagctggcggggtccgtcatcatcctcctcctcctcgtcatctgGGTCCACAGTCACcactgtcggctccaagggctccgtggctgggaggtgctcaggagctggaatcttcatccaactcatcccccacaccctccatgctaggctaccgtcagccaaggttcttaaccatttcaggtcgaggtagtattcacgatccatggtaggcacaggggtaactagaggcacgtatgccgaagaggcctcaaaagaggttagcttttcagctaaccgagtggcaatagcaccacagctCAAGTAtcgagaaggagaagaagccatcaaggcaagagcagcacaaactatggaaggagcattgaagaccactttcttggtccgctccgggttcatgtacgacatcagaagtaagacctcatggttgttcaacttactgatatcctttctatcatagaggaggtttgaaagagaacggaggaagattctcaaggtgatgtctttgaacgtcattaatcaaagatattgctcgaggtgggagcttgcttcccagtcaagcaaggcattaggcggcagacgccgcactcagctggaatgtcggtgatggagtccttgggaggcttggccaacccaaggtgagaggcaaacaaatccatggtcaacaaaaacggtattcatcaatctaaactcaacatCGACCCGCTAggtcatagttaaaggaactcatgaattctagggtaagGAAGGGGTAAGTGTGCTTCCTCGGCCTATACAAACCAAgaaaaacccaaggtctcgaatatatgacggacatccgtctctatttccaactcttctaacacaccggtgtctatacactttgtgggtctcatcttgcgtttttgtaaagctacaaaacgctccctttgcttaaagtcaacaaaaacaacagaagggtactcgaAATCTGCGGTACAaccggtccactagcctcccccctctcaagtggatcaacccttccccgtttactctgacgggttccaaggtttagtctcggcatctgctttagacatatgttcaaacaatttatataaacatgcaagcatatacttcatgtaatttgggTTCTATATACTTAGTAAGTTTACTAATTCATCAACCAGTTCCATATTTGAAGCACATAAATCATGTCACCAAACTTAGttgctcagctaggtacacaccaattttccaaccattctcagcatgtgaagcacatattTCACGTTGTTACTTTGAGTATGAAAATAAGTATACATGTTCATTAGCAGTTTCTACGATTTCAACACACAAGTTCatattattactactcataaggCATAGTGGTGAAAGTAATTATCATGATGGCCGCATATGTTCAGCGAATTTGAATACCCTATCATGCTTCTAAGGGTTGTTCTAgtacattgctaattacatgttactaattcaagagaatgaataatttatgacaaatctatatcacccttcactattatgtaaaacaactcaatcaaaattttcagacggtctttacagcagTGAAAATTGTGGCATGTATTCATCAATCGTtgtttctattatcatattgaagttcaattcatgcttatattgtcaattacaacatcaattttctaattctaagtcacgaatttctcataaggcacttttaagacggagttttaaggcaactttctaagggtaaaatcatcaaaatctacccttcaacatgatataatcaatacttaaggctcaatacTACCAtttaaccattgtaaaacaaccaaaaatcgttTTCAATTTTGggaaccctagaaatttcgggttcatcttgtgcaatttctaatctaatctacagcaattagtcaccaacaaacatggaaaagaggcatgtgaatcatatttcaactattTAAAGCAACTATTACATCATGTGAATCGAAAACTTCAGATTATCTCAtcattctaacacattcaaagtaacaaaaaaaatcacataaattaagaagaataacataccttgattgattagtaaggtaaagaaacgaattaaacaaggaaatcaaccccaagagtcactactaacccaagagaaagagaggatttgagaggagaAGTAAGGAATTGAGAGTGTTTAAGTGTGGGTGTGTCGAAAAATagagaaataagaagaagaaatagaaagatggagggttttaagaaaacccgtaggaattactgcccagtaacctactcgatcgagtgcctggggtactcgatcgagtaccaccctactcgatcgagtaggggctaaatcgtcgagtatctgcaggaaatTTTCCAAATCCCGACGCTATtgcctcctaactagatcgagtgaggtctactcggtcaagtaagcactcgcactcggtcaagtatagctaagtacgaagtaacttgaagattcctgcaaaacaacaccacgtgtcgattccgactaagttcggaattcggcactcattACCAAGTTCATTCATGCGTTTCTATTATTAACAAAGCCTACCATATCGTCAATCAAACGGAGTTTATTCCACTTACACTACACTCATTACtctactcggtttacctgctaccgaatcttCCATAGACATAACCACATCGTCGTATTACATTTAAGTTTACTTTATATGTATTACTACCAAATTGaaacatttaaattaatgttaGTTCATTCTTTTACGTATtacataaatgcatacttttcaaacaaattaatctaccaggtttcacattctatcataagcaatttaTCTTACttaaatcaaatattacgcagcggaaaagttTCAACTAAATAGCAAAGCATATACACCTTACCATATACCATGGTTCGGATTATTACTCGTctatactataattatcattataatCATCGCGGTAGGATCTATAATCTCACTTACAACTCCCGTCATCATAAATTCTATGGCAACTACCCACGTGTTCACTATTCATATTACACATTCGATTTcacactttcacgcatctccatgacgAGAAATTTCGTCACGCATCACATAGCTATCATATAGgttcactaatcattcaaagaactcCATAACTTCGTCAACAATTACCATATTCGATCCAAGCATTACTATCACAccgctattaattctaacaaaacttaaccggaggtactccggcacaattaacatacatagcacacatagacacacggactccacattcccatcccatgtgactggcttaagcgtcatggggccaagattttgaaatgagggcgcctactcacccaaaatctagcatcagccggggctcccattacacatacaccaggttcattttattagactctctacattcgttatgttcatttgttacaggttccaaaatcgtcgctctgataccactttgtaacacccccatattcagaggagccttaactaggccttccttagcatataagggcattaccatctcggttgcccgaggaaagcagttaccaatcgtcaataaaagaactattaagttatattacaagtgattcaaaccaaaatacaatacaaggtacaactcaaagactactcgctatgaccatcatatctcgtgaagactcatccccgcccgaCTCCGGCTATCCACGACATCAACACCGCTAAGACCgatttgctcaccataagggatcacggcggacacataacaaacaaacaaccacacaaggtcgatcgagataagacaagacaacgacaactacaatcaacaatacaaacgCCATTACCAACTCCAACCACAATCACCACAACCCAAACaactcacatcgatcgtccacccTGGACCAGCCCGccccggtgggggaccgcagccgttcccacctaagccccgctcatcatacgagcgataaccccgtcccattaatgtgcacatccccttccgtggcgggttccacgaagggcgaaactagggcgtgaagtcactcccgcaagtgaccccactcaccgagaacgcatctcgagaaccatcaccgaatcacaatcacaaacacaagacaatcaattactcacaaacaatcacaatactaacataacgaccgacacactagactatctacgtaaaccgagtaggcgaacctacctttaagcgaccgcaaccaatccatgccgacagataacacatcCAAAGAACCAAGCAACGCCTAataccatcatgcaaatatctattactaacaatcaaaccctaactatagagacaaggacacggatgatgattgtgacatacctatagggagagacaaagcaaaagaccgctacccgactcaagagacgctcttctaaggcacaaggatcttcacaaaggcttccatggaggttttgaggtgaaggggaaGGAAAGAGGCgatgaaggataggaggaaagtggcggaagtgatttgcggatttaacaaaacgcgatataaaaccctcgctgaaaaccaggcactcgatcgagtacccaacctactcgatcgagtggccccctactcgatcgagtaccctagctactcgatcgagtagcctctactctatcgagtaccactcttaaaacgcaccccaagatggtcttggcacacttccctaaggttactcccgctcccaaggacagtcaacgctggtcaaaggatccctaaaagggcgggtattacatttaGAGGAGGAAGGGGTGGGGTGCGGCATCTGGTGGTGGCGGCAATGGGGTTCGGCGTGGCAGTGGTGGTTGTTGTCGGCAATGGTGATGTCGtgtacatcttttttttttctctcaaatTGGTGGTCCGAGGTGGTGATGGCtggtggtcgtggtggtgtcGTGGTAATGGGTCGGGTGGTTGGAGGAGGTGAGGGTggtggttataggtggttatTACTATAAAGTTTCACCGGCGTGGATTAAAGTTACGcatatatggactaaagttacgcttAGATGGACAAAAGTTACTAATTATTATACTCGCCAAAGTTtgaatttttagcattaaagttacaatcgtaaaacattaaaatttcatttataaaataataaaattaaataaattcaaatttttatattaaaaattggaaaaaaaaaattaaagtttgaatttttagcattaaagtttcactcgtaaaacattaaagttatatttaaaaatcagtaaaattaaataaattcaatttttaaattaaaaaatgtttaaaaaaattaaagttttaatttttagcattaaagtttcactcgtaaaacattaaagttatatttgaaaatcagtaaaattaaataaattgaaatttttatattaaaaattgtttaaaaaaattaaagtttcaatttttagcattaaagttccactcgtaaaacattaaagttatatttaaaaatcagtaaaattaaataaattcaaatttttatattaaaaattgtttaaaaaaattaaagtttcaatttttagcattaaagtttcactcgtaaaacattaaagttatatttaaaaatcagtaaaattaaataaattcaaatttttatattaaaaattgtttaaaaaaattaaagtttcaatttttagcattaaagtttcactcgtaaattaaagtttcatttataaaacattaaagttttcatcttaaaattttaaaatctcaaccatccatcttagttgatcaatggctaggattaggacttagtggactcaccattttaggtggactcatttgaactcctatatatatatatatatatatatatgatgctgttgtggttgaattgaatctattgagttctgatgaactcaaatttgtgatttatctttggtctttggtatatggtctttcttgatatatgcaggtttttgaatggcatgaaacaaatttaatttttaaaaacattaggagttcgtaataaaaacggttactaaaataaAACCTGTTGTGAATACCTTacacaaataccgcgcataatattcaacaacaggttttaaacgaagaaccgttgttaaaagtcttcaaaattttggagggaaggttacaacaacgggttttaaactaagaaccgttgttaccaaaaatttcaacaacgggtatgtagcatatacccgttgttactacaaatttcaattttggagggaaagttacaacaacgattatacatatgacaaccgttgttatattattcgcaccaaatttttgaaacactttccacaacggcttatACGCAACAACAACGACTTTTAACCGTGGttaatactttcgacaacggtttagGTAAATAActtaaccgttgtaaataccttttacaacggccgctttaacaacgtccgctttttgtttttacaacggtttttacctgTTGTTATAGcctatatctgtagtagtgacCTCGTGTATGTGTATGATCTTCCTATTTTTGACTTGGTACCCCGTCGTGGGTTGTCACTTTGTCCATGGTATTTTTGAGGTTCAATATTTGTGTAGATGGTACCCTTGTTGGATTATGCACGCAAAATTACGAGTAACGGAGTTTGATTAAGGCGAAACTAAATTTGGCGGAAAAATTAGTTTATTAAcaactttattaaaatataaaattTGCCCCAAATACCATGAGGTTTGCAATATACCTTTTTCTCATCCAGCAACTACTCATCATCTTTTGGTTTGATGAAAAAAAGTTGATAATTTTTTTCGAAAAAACCCGTACCTTTTATAATGATGAAGATACCTTTGATGTTGATGgataattaacaataaataaGATATGATGATGAAGATATATGTAAGAGATTAATTTGTTTAAGATCAAAATAATGAAggtgaattaaaagggaatgttGTTTGCTGTGAATGACGATTGTTAATGGAGACTGGAgagtactcagaaagttttgtttagggtttttggtatCAAGGTACGAGTTTTGTATCAAGGTACTCGGATCAGACCCAAGAAGTTCCACATCCACATTGGAACAGTTGGCTGAAATTTCATTCCAAATGGATATATCAAAGGCAAAGTCCGTTACCACATTGATACAAAAACTCTTAAATGACCCGAAACTAGTCATCCCAGTGATCAAGAGAGCATTGCAGGACTGCTTACGGGTTTATTCAGATGCTTCTGATGAATTGATGGACGGTCTTGCAGCGGTCAAGGTGAAGGATTATA from Silene latifolia isolate original U9 population chromosome 10, ASM4854445v1, whole genome shotgun sequence encodes:
- the LOC141606990 gene encoding putative invertase inhibitor; translation: MTIVNGDWRVLRKFCLGFLVSRYEFCIKVLGSDPRSSTSTLEQLAEISFQMDISKAKSVTTLIQKLLNDPKLVIPVIKRALQDCLRVYSDASDELMDGLAAVKVKDYKTANMKGSVALTSAETCKEVFQNGQGINPSPSPTPLEVDF